A single Dictyoglomus sp. NZ13-RE01 DNA region contains:
- a CDS encoding manganese ABC transporter permease, with product MNFLAYGFMQRAIISGLLLSVVTSILGAYLVFRGLTFMGSGISHSAFGGIALGILLGINPLISAIIFSLFVVWLIPFINRKVPLKGDVPIGIFYTSSMALGSIFLALHKGYTVDLFSYLFGNILGVGYDDIIITLFFLFLVLLFFFKNYWRIVYIIFDPISAEVSGINTFVLEEIVLSLSAIAIVLASKLIGIILISALLVIPPSIAIPRSKSFKEAVFLSSIISLIGIWGGLISSFYLNLPSGSTIILILTLIFFISVYRRKK from the coding sequence ATGAATTTCTTAGCCTATGGTTTTATGCAAAGGGCTATCATATCTGGATTATTATTAAGTGTTGTAACTTCAATATTAGGTGCTTATTTAGTCTTTAGAGGGCTAACCTTTATGGGCTCCGGCATAAGCCATTCTGCCTTTGGAGGTATTGCCTTAGGAATACTTTTGGGCATTAATCCTCTTATATCCGCAATTATTTTCTCCCTTTTTGTGGTTTGGCTCATACCTTTTATAAATAGGAAGGTGCCTTTAAAGGGAGATGTACCCATTGGCATATTTTATACATCCTCTATGGCTTTAGGAAGCATCTTCTTAGCTCTTCATAAAGGGTATACGGTGGATCTATTCTCTTACCTTTTTGGAAATATATTAGGAGTAGGATATGACGATATAATTATTACTCTTTTCTTTCTTTTCTTAGTGCTATTATTCTTTTTTAAGAATTATTGGAGGATTGTATATATAATTTTTGATCCAATCTCTGCGGAAGTTTCAGGAATTAATACTTTTGTTTTGGAGGAGATCGTTTTAAGCCTTTCCGCTATTGCTATAGTGCTTGCCAGTAAGCTGATAGGTATAATCCTTATTTCTGCTCTTTTAGTAATTCCTCCTTCTATTGCCATTCCAAGATCAAAAAGCTTTAAGGAAGCAGTTTTTCTTAGCTCAATAATAAGCCTTATAGGCATCTGGGGAGGCTTAATTTCCTCTTTCTATCTAAATCTTCCATCCGGCTCAACTATAATATTAATCCTAACCTTAATATTTTTTATCTCAGTCTATAGGAGGAAGAAGTAG
- a CDS encoding zinc ABC transporter ATP-binding protein yields MNKIVNIENLYFSYGDYLVLENINFSIEEGDFWGIIGPNGAGKTTLIKIIVGILRPQKGKVEVFGKPPWKLGEEKKYIGYIPQRLEVDKFFPIKVWDVVSLGRRAVKDWKNLSLEDKEKIEEAIKKVDMWDYRDKLFGELSGGQQQRVLVAKAIAGEPRLLVLDEPTVGVDISSQEKFYNILEDLNKKGLTIILISHDIGVISKRVKKLACLNRKIFLHGCPSDLKIRQSLKEIYGEDVFFLTHEKEG; encoded by the coding sequence ATGAACAAAATAGTTAATATAGAAAATCTATACTTTAGTTATGGAGATTATTTAGTGCTTGAAAATATTAATTTTTCTATTGAGGAGGGGGATTTCTGGGGGATAATTGGACCCAACGGAGCAGGAAAGACCACCCTTATAAAGATAATCGTAGGTATTCTTAGACCTCAAAAGGGAAAAGTAGAAGTTTTTGGGAAGCCTCCCTGGAAATTAGGAGAGGAGAAGAAGTATATAGGATATATTCCTCAAAGATTGGAAGTAGATAAGTTTTTCCCTATTAAAGTATGGGATGTGGTCTCCTTGGGGAGAAGAGCAGTAAAAGATTGGAAGAATCTTTCCTTAGAGGATAAAGAAAAGATAGAGGAAGCAATTAAAAAAGTAGATATGTGGGATTATAGGGATAAGCTTTTTGGGGAGCTTTCTGGAGGTCAACAGCAAAGGGTATTGGTGGCTAAGGCGATAGCAGGAGAACCAAGATTATTGGTACTGGATGAGCCTACTGTTGGTGTGGATATTTCTTCCCAGGAAAAATTCTACAATATCTTGGAGGATTTGAATAAAAAGGGGTTAACGATAATATTAATATCCCATGATATAGGAGTTATATCAAAGAGAGTAAAAAAGCTTGCCTGCCTAAATAGAAAAATCTTTCTCCATGGATGTCCTTCAGATCTTAAGATACGTCAATCCCTAAAAGAAATATATGGGGAGGATGTATTCTTCCTAACCCACGAGAAGGAAGGTTAG
- a CDS encoding ABC transporter substrate-binding protein, translating to MKRKLLILLLVVGLISLGWGEERTALASIPPLQSLSSYITGSLWKVSSILPYNASPHTFEPTPETFRLVEKARLIVINGGDVDAWISKLIKGSSKIVNVSSNIPFEDNNPHIWLDPILAKKIAENIYKKLIEVDGSNKAIYEKNLKVLLNKLDKLDKEIRERLSRFKKKEVIVYHPAWYYFFKRYNIKTVGVIEEGEGKEPSPKKIVEIINIIKKNNIKYIISEPFNRSPVLNTIAKETNVKIITLDPLGFGKDYFDLLRENVKKLEKIFDEQNS from the coding sequence ATGAAGAGGAAATTATTAATTTTGTTATTGGTAGTAGGGTTGATCTCCTTGGGGTGGGGGGAGGAGAGGACCGCCTTGGCAAGTATACCACCTCTTCAAAGTCTTTCTTCCTATATTACTGGCTCTCTTTGGAAGGTTTCCTCCATACTTCCCTATAATGCAAGTCCACATACCTTTGAACCAACGCCAGAGACCTTTCGTCTTGTAGAAAAGGCAAGGCTAATAGTTATAAATGGTGGAGATGTGGATGCATGGATAAGCAAACTGATAAAGGGCAGTAGCAAAATTGTAAATGTATCCTCTAATATTCCCTTTGAAGATAATAATCCGCATATATGGCTTGATCCTATTCTTGCTAAAAAAATAGCGGAAAATATTTATAAAAAGCTTATTGAAGTGGATGGTAGTAATAAAGCCATTTATGAGAAAAATTTAAAGGTACTATTAAATAAGCTGGATAAATTAGATAAGGAAATAAGAGAAAGGCTTAGTAGATTTAAGAAGAAGGAAGTTATTGTTTATCATCCAGCATGGTATTATTTCTTTAAGAGGTATAATATAAAGACCGTAGGGGTTATTGAGGAAGGGGAAGGTAAGGAGCCATCTCCTAAAAAAATTGTGGAGATCATAAATATCATAAAAAAGAATAACATAAAATATATAATAAGTGAGCCCTTTAATAGATCGCCTGTATTGAATACTATTGCTAAGGAAACAAATGTAAAGATTATAACTTTGGATCCTTTAGGTTTTGGGAAGGACTATTTTGATTTGCTGAGAGAAAACGTAAAGAAATTGGAAAAAATATTTGATGAACAAAATAGTTAA